TGCGTCAGCACGGAGCGCTACCAGCCGACGTCATCGATGCGCTGACTGGACAGCTTGCCGGGGAGAATCCCTCCAAGTGGGCCGTTTGGCTGGCTGGTCACCTGCCCAGAGAGTATCTCGCGGGGGCAGTAGCGGATCTACAGGAAACGGCGCCGGAGCTTCACTACGCGATTACTGTATTGTGGTCGTTTGCCGAAAGCTGGATAGCGCGGCACTGGGAGTTGCAACCGGGCGCAAACTTCCCTCCTATGGGCAATGCCCAATGAATTTTGACTTCCCCCAGGACAAGCAGATGTACCGGACGCCCTGCGGCCTTCAGTTGTGCGGTGACAGCTTGGAGTTGTTGGCGCACCTGCCGGATCAGTCCGTGGATTTAATCATGACCAGCCCTCCCTTTGCGCTGCTGCGACAGAAGGCATACGGCAATAAAGGCCAGGATCAGTATGTCGAGTGGCTAGGAAGGTTTGGAGAAGCTGCATACCGTGTGCTGAAGGATAGCGGCAGCTTCGTTCTGGACCTGGGCGGGGCCTACAAGCGCGGCAAGCCGGTACGCTCGCTCTACAACTATCACGTACTTTTAGACTTTTGCGACCGTCTCGGCTACGAATTGGCAGAAGAATTTTTCTGGTTCAATCCGTCGAAGCTGCCGTCGCCAATCGAATGGGTCAACAAGCGCAAGATCCGAGCCAAGGATGCCGTAAATACTGTCTGGTGGTTTTCCCGATCAACTGAGCCAAAAGCGGACGTTACGAAAGTGTTGGTACCGTACTCGAAGCGGATGAAGACGTTGCTTGAGAACCCCGGCAAGTTCTACCAACCGAAGGAAAGACCTTCAGGGCACGACATCGCCAGGGCCTTCGCCAGAGACAACGGCGGTGCGATTCCCTCGAACCTGCTACAAATTCCCAATACGGAAAGCAATTCAAGCTACCTGCGACTGTGCAACATGCTGGGCCGAAGAAGCCATCCCGCACGGTTCCCCAGCGCACTACCACAGTTCTTCATACAATTCCTTACCGACCCGGAAGATCTGGTGGTGGACATTTTCTCCGGGTCGAACACCACCGGTCAAGCGGCAGAGCAACTCGGCCGCCGTTGGCTCAGCATGGACGTCAGTCGCGAGTACGCTGCCCTCTCGGCTTTACGCTTCATGGATGCCTGGAGCGATGCGGAGGTTCATCAAACCATCACACGGCTTGACGCTGGTGAAGCCGTTGATCTATGTCTCGGCCTAGTGTTTCAGGCACCCCTGTGGTCAGGCTCAACTAGGTAGCTGGCTCATCATCGTCCAGTGAGTCAATCTGCGGCAACGGCAGCCAGGGGGCGCACCAGATAGAAGATCCCCCGCCCGGCAAACCAACCACCACCTCGATGACGTGGCAGGTCTTGAACCAGAGATAGGCCTCTGGCGGCAGGTGCAGCGCCATCGGGGAGGGGGAGCTTCAGGGGTAGAGCTTATTACAGCATGGCTTGCTTGGGTGTGCTCCTCGCCGGTGTGCTTCCCCATGGTTCCCAGGCAAGCGGGAATGCGGAGGAAGGAAAACCTCACTCTCTCGTTCAGGTGGT
The sequence above is drawn from the Bacteroidetes bacterium SB0662_bin_6 genome and encodes:
- a CDS encoding site-specific DNA-methyltransferase, whose translation is MNFDFPQDKQMYRTPCGLQLCGDSLELLAHLPDQSVDLIMTSPPFALLRQKAYGNKGQDQYVEWLGRFGEAAYRVLKDSGSFVLDLGGAYKRGKPVRSLYNYHVLLDFCDRLGYELAEEFFWFNPSKLPSPIEWVNKRKIRAKDAVNTVWWFSRSTEPKADVTKVLVPYSKRMKTLLENPGKFYQPKERPSGHDIARAFARDNGGAIPSNLLQIPNTESNSSYLRLCNMLGRRSHPARFPSALPQFFIQFLTDPEDLVVDIFSGSNTTGQAAEQLGRRWLSMDVSREYAALSALRFMDAWSDAEVHQTITRLDAGEAVDLCLGLVFQAPLWSGSTR